The following coding sequences lie in one Synechococcus sp. PCC 7336 genomic window:
- a CDS encoding septal ring lytic transglycosylase RlpA family protein, with translation MLAKRSLTTFTGLTLGLWLSPMAAIAEIETDLNQASPQDSASVRETISPSAEPTDPLLADLLRLEAEARAAAEAEANSESPVEADGSLGTPDSQTPDSQAPDSQTEDIDRAEDIKTAVVDGDRGSITPPSENGADAPFPTVLKLGRVQNNLEELQIAPATLYSYDLDGKAAATVYLEGLPVLTFIEPSIPSSAESAATTALERASNFTAQLNLLAQRDLDGVEIELSREGAQLAIAVDGEPIETIDEMVKPERGSSRAGAALAATNRIRRLLVGAAALNSVPGGISPIAAGTVIARQAGLASWYGPGFAGRPSASGEIFNPNAMTAAHRYLPFGTLVEVINISTGRSAIVRINDRGPFIGNRIIDLSARAARAIGLLGAGVGPVELRILGR, from the coding sequence ATGCTTGCTAAACGGTCACTGACAACATTCACTGGCTTAACCTTAGGGCTATGGCTCTCCCCGATGGCAGCGATTGCTGAAATAGAGACCGACTTGAATCAGGCTTCCCCCCAAGACAGTGCTTCGGTGCGGGAGACTATCTCTCCGAGTGCAGAGCCAACCGATCCTCTACTGGCCGATCTATTGCGCTTAGAAGCAGAGGCTAGAGCTGCCGCAGAGGCTGAAGCGAATTCAGAGTCACCTGTAGAGGCTGATGGGAGTCTTGGGACACCAGATAGTCAGACACCAGATAGTCAGGCACCAGATAGTCAGACAGAAGACATCGATCGGGCAGAAGACATCAAGACCGCTGTGGTAGATGGCGATCGCGGTTCCATCACCCCCCCGAGCGAGAATGGGGCAGACGCTCCCTTCCCGACAGTACTCAAATTAGGCCGCGTGCAAAACAACCTGGAAGAACTCCAAATTGCCCCCGCCACCCTCTATTCCTACGATCTCGATGGCAAGGCAGCAGCAACAGTTTATCTCGAAGGGCTGCCCGTTTTAACCTTTATCGAACCCTCTATCCCTAGCAGTGCTGAGTCTGCTGCAACGACTGCGCTAGAGCGTGCGTCGAACTTTACCGCTCAACTCAATTTGCTCGCCCAGCGAGATTTAGACGGAGTCGAGATCGAGCTGTCTAGAGAGGGCGCACAACTGGCGATCGCGGTAGACGGCGAACCGATTGAGACGATTGACGAGATGGTGAAACCCGAGCGCGGTTCCAGTCGGGCAGGAGCGGCACTCGCCGCCACCAATCGCATCCGCCGCCTCCTCGTTGGCGCTGCTGCCCTCAACAGTGTGCCGGGGGGCATCAGTCCCATTGCTGCCGGTACCGTTATTGCTCGCCAAGCAGGATTGGCTTCGTGGTACGGCCCGGGCTTTGCCGGACGCCCCAGTGCCAGTGGCGAGATCTTCAACCCCAATGCCATGACCGCTGCCCACCGCTACCTGCCTTTCGGCACGTTGGTGGAGGTGATCAATATCAGTACTGGGCGCTCGGCGATCGTGCGCATCAACGATCGCGGTCCGTTTATCGGCAATCGCATTATCGATCTGTCAGCAAGGGCCGCGCGGGCGATCGGCTTGCTGGGGGCAGGGGTCGGCCCGGTAGAACTGAGAATTTTAGGACGGTAG
- a CDS encoding glycogen/starch/alpha-glucan phosphorylase: MTSQIPEGFVCPDVLVEDDRVGLSVETLKRAFVDNLFYVQGKFPALATKNDYYMALAYTVRDRMLHRWNSTADCYTQAGSRTVCYFSAEFLMGPQLGKNLIVLGIYEQVKQAVEEFGVSLDMLLEQEEEPGLGNGGLGRLAACYLDSLATMEIPTLGYGIRYEYGIFDQEIQDGWQVEVTDKWLRFGNPWEIPRPEWSVEVKFGGHTESYLDDNDRYRVRWVPDKVVKGVPYDTPILGYKIDTANTLRLWKAEATESFDFEAFNRGDYYGAVGEKIVSENITKVLYPNDEQLSGKRLRLEQQFFFVSCSLQDMFRIMETQGIPLDRFHEKFAVQLNDTHPAISVAELMRLLVDVRGMAWEEAWEITHKTFSYTNHTLLPEALEKWPLSLFGKLLPRHLEIIYEINQRFLDRARIKFMGDEGRLKRLSLIDESGERYVRMANLACVGSHAINGVAELHSELLKKGVLTDFYALWPEKFTNVTNGVTPRRWLVLSNPKQTELVCGKIGDGWIVQLDQLKKLESFADDAGFRDEWQMVKQKNKLDLADRIFRNLGVAVDPASLFDVHVKRIHEYKRQHLNILHVISLYHQLKSYPNLDIQPRTFIFAGKAAPGYFMAKLIIKSITSVAAVVNSDPDVNDRLKVVFLPDYNVTNSQRIYPAADLSEQISTAGKEASGTGNMKFALNGALTIGTLDGANVEMREEVGAENFFLFGLTAPEVVELKAAGYRAWDYYNSNELLKASIDLVSSGFFSSGNPDLFNPLIVSLLHDDPYLVLADFQAYADCQKTVGEAYRDREDWTRMSILNAARMGKFSSDRSIAEYCRNIWKVKPVEIELKNYDLADLNFCHI; this comes from the coding sequence ATGACCTCACAAATTCCTGAAGGTTTTGTCTGTCCCGACGTTCTCGTGGAGGACGATCGAGTTGGCTTGAGTGTAGAAACCCTAAAGCGAGCATTTGTCGACAACCTGTTTTACGTTCAGGGCAAGTTTCCAGCTCTGGCAACCAAGAACGACTATTACATGGCCTTGGCTTATACGGTGCGCGATCGAATGTTGCACCGTTGGAATAGCACTGCCGACTGCTATACCCAAGCAGGATCGCGAACGGTTTGTTATTTCTCTGCCGAGTTTTTAATGGGGCCTCAGTTGGGCAAAAACCTGATCGTGCTGGGGATTTACGAGCAGGTCAAGCAGGCGGTGGAAGAGTTTGGCGTCAGTCTCGACATGCTGTTGGAGCAAGAGGAAGAGCCCGGTTTGGGCAATGGCGGTTTGGGCCGTTTGGCCGCCTGTTACCTCGACTCGCTGGCGACAATGGAAATTCCCACCTTGGGTTACGGCATTCGCTACGAGTACGGCATCTTCGACCAAGAGATTCAGGATGGCTGGCAGGTGGAAGTCACTGACAAGTGGTTGCGCTTTGGCAACCCTTGGGAAATTCCCCGGCCCGAGTGGTCGGTGGAGGTGAAGTTTGGCGGTCACACGGAGTCCTATCTCGACGATAACGATCGCTATCGCGTTCGCTGGGTGCCCGATAAAGTGGTGAAGGGAGTGCCCTACGACACACCCATTTTGGGCTACAAGATCGATACCGCCAACACGCTGCGATTGTGGAAGGCTGAAGCCACCGAATCGTTTGACTTTGAAGCGTTCAATCGGGGGGATTATTACGGTGCGGTTGGCGAGAAGATCGTCTCCGAGAACATCACAAAAGTGCTTTACCCCAACGACGAACAGCTTTCGGGCAAGCGGCTGCGTTTAGAGCAACAGTTCTTCTTCGTGTCCTGCTCGTTGCAAGACATGTTCCGCATTATGGAAACGCAGGGCATTCCACTCGATCGATTCCACGAAAAATTTGCCGTGCAGTTGAACGATACCCACCCGGCGATCTCTGTAGCGGAGCTGATGCGCCTATTGGTGGACGTGCGGGGGATGGCCTGGGAGGAGGCCTGGGAAATCACCCACAAAACCTTCTCCTACACCAATCACACCCTCCTGCCCGAGGCATTGGAAAAGTGGCCCCTCAGCCTGTTTGGCAAGTTATTGCCTCGCCACTTAGAGATTATTTACGAAATTAATCAGCGCTTTTTGGATCGCGCCCGTATCAAGTTTATGGGGGATGAAGGCCGACTGAAGCGCCTTTCCCTGATTGATGAAAGCGGAGAGCGCTACGTGCGCATGGCCAATTTAGCTTGTGTGGGCAGCCATGCCATTAACGGCGTAGCGGAATTGCATTCCGAACTGCTCAAGAAAGGGGTGCTGACAGACTTTTATGCACTCTGGCCCGAGAAGTTTACCAATGTTACCAATGGTGTCACCCCCCGTCGCTGGCTAGTGTTGAGCAATCCCAAGCAAACAGAGTTGGTCTGCGGCAAGATTGGCGATGGCTGGATCGTGCAGCTAGACCAACTGAAAAAGCTAGAAAGCTTTGCAGACGATGCGGGCTTTCGAGACGAATGGCAGATGGTCAAGCAGAAAAACAAGCTAGATCTGGCCGATCGCATCTTCAGGAACCTAGGAGTTGCTGTCGATCCGGCCTCTCTATTCGACGTGCATGTCAAGCGCATTCACGAGTACAAGCGCCAGCATCTCAACATCTTGCATGTCATTTCGCTATACCACCAGCTCAAAAGCTATCCCAATCTGGATATTCAGCCGCGCACATTTATCTTCGCGGGCAAAGCTGCTCCGGGCTACTTTATGGCGAAGTTGATTATCAAGTCGATCACCTCTGTTGCGGCTGTGGTGAACAGCGATCCCGATGTGAACGATCGCCTCAAAGTGGTCTTCTTGCCCGACTACAACGTCACCAACAGCCAACGCATCTATCCTGCCGCCGATCTCTCCGAGCAAATCTCCACTGCGGGCAAGGAAGCCTCGGGAACCGGCAATATGAAGTTTGCCTTGAATGGAGCGCTCACCATCGGTACCTTAGATGGGGCCAATGTCGAGATGCGCGAAGAGGTGGGGGCCGAGAACTTCTTCCTGTTTGGCCTCACGGCCCCAGAGGTGGTCGAGCTGAAGGCAGCGGGCTATCGCGCTTGGGATTATTACAACAGCAACGAGCTGCTCAAAGCCTCGATCGATCTAGTGAGCTCGGGCTTTTTCTCTAGCGGCAATCCCGATTTGTTCAATCCTTTAATTGTGTCTTTGCTACACGACGATCCCTACCTGGTGTTGGCTGACTTTCAGGCATATGCTGACTGTCAGAAAACAGTGGGAGAAGCCTATCGAGATCGCGAAGATTGGACTCGCATGTCCATTCTCAATGCCGCTCGTATGGGTAAGTTCTCCAGCGATCGCTCGATCGCCGAATATTGCCGCAATATCTGGAAGGTGAAACCGGTCGAGATCGAGTTGAAGAATTACGATCTCGCCGATCTCAACTTCTGCCACATTTAG
- a CDS encoding VOC family protein gives MLESCRSARRLPNMLGLLSVATHNLPELQAFYRQLLDAEPAVVLEGTYAEFRLAGLRLGLYRSSNPEFEPCLGATSICLQVSDLDVVLERPVLQAVELSPLRSEFHGREVDCCDPDGNRIVIHEPSEEFWGLMDFDRKPVKSRLD, from the coding sequence GTGCTAGAATCTTGCCGTTCCGCTCGACGGTTGCCAAACATGCTCGGACTGCTCAGCGTTGCCACCCACAATTTACCCGAGTTGCAAGCGTTCTATCGTCAGTTACTCGATGCCGAGCCCGCTGTTGTTCTAGAGGGCACCTACGCCGAATTTCGCTTGGCGGGGTTGCGGTTGGGGTTGTATCGCTCTAGCAATCCCGAGTTCGAGCCGTGTCTCGGTGCCACGAGCATTTGCTTGCAGGTGAGCGATCTCGATGTCGTTCTCGAACGGCCTGTTTTGCAGGCTGTCGAGCTCTCGCCGTTGCGATCGGAATTTCACGGGCGCGAGGTGGATTGTTGCGATCCAGACGGCAATCGGATTGTCATCCACGAGCCCTCAGAAGAGTTTTGGGGCTTGATGGACTTCGATCGCAAACCCGTAAAGTCAAGACTGGATTAG
- a CDS encoding tetracycline resistance MFS efflux pump: MNRSLRFPISPFFIVVLAIVIEVTGGGLLFPVLPFLVERFRSDALTITLLAASFATAQFFAAPVLGNLSDRFGRRPILVLCTLGTALTFFLFGIASALWVMFVAQIANGITGGLVSTAQAYIADISDSPQERTKNFGAIGAAAGIGFILGPLLGGSLAGIDLRLPVFLAGGTALCNSALAYFVLPESLERKSTEPIRLQDLNPLGQLRDLLSRPQLRSLMLGYFTFFLAFAGFTSIFVVLVRDRYDWGPMQSAGVLFFVGIVASVVQGGLIRKLLPRFGELRLMLAGFSLVALALCLVALSPRGYYLYGTQAMFAFGIGIASPSLRGSIASSVPDSEQGKVSGGTQSLSSLTQILGPLLAGWTYDNWQPTWPLWISAGLVLVAIAAIASSSTLRSGVTAPVPTAAKE; this comes from the coding sequence GTGAATCGATCGCTGCGCTTTCCCATCTCGCCCTTCTTTATCGTGGTGCTCGCGATCGTCATTGAAGTGACGGGGGGCGGGCTCTTATTCCCGGTGCTGCCGTTCTTAGTCGAACGGTTTCGCTCGGATGCCCTCACCATTACCCTGCTGGCAGCCAGCTTTGCCACCGCTCAATTCTTCGCCGCCCCCGTCTTGGGAAACCTGTCCGATCGCTTCGGTCGTCGCCCCATTCTCGTCCTCTGCACCCTGGGCACTGCTCTGACATTTTTCCTCTTCGGCATTGCTAGTGCCCTCTGGGTGATGTTCGTTGCCCAAATCGCCAACGGCATCACGGGAGGCTTAGTCAGCACCGCCCAGGCATACATCGCCGACATCTCGGATTCGCCGCAGGAGCGCACCAAAAACTTTGGCGCGATCGGGGCTGCTGCTGGCATTGGGTTTATTCTGGGGCCACTCTTGGGGGGCAGCTTGGCGGGCATCGACTTGCGTTTGCCGGTGTTTTTAGCCGGGGGAACTGCCCTTTGCAACTCAGCCCTAGCTTACTTCGTACTGCCGGAATCTCTCGAACGCAAGAGCACCGAGCCAATTCGACTGCAGGACTTAAACCCCCTCGGACAACTGCGAGATTTACTCAGCCGACCGCAATTGCGCAGCTTAATGCTGGGGTACTTTACGTTCTTTCTGGCATTTGCGGGGTTCACCAGTATTTTTGTGGTGTTAGTCCGCGATCGCTATGACTGGGGACCGATGCAATCGGCGGGGGTGTTATTTTTTGTCGGCATTGTGGCGAGCGTCGTGCAGGGGGGCTTGATCCGCAAACTACTGCCTCGTTTTGGCGAACTGCGGCTGATGTTGGCGGGCTTCAGCCTTGTTGCTCTAGCTCTGTGTCTCGTCGCTCTCAGCCCGCGCGGATACTATCTGTACGGCACTCAAGCGATGTTTGCCTTTGGCATCGGCATTGCCTCCCCTTCGCTGCGCGGTTCGATCGCCAGCAGCGTGCCGGATAGCGAACAGGGCAAAGTCAGTGGCGGGACCCAATCGCTCAGTAGCCTGACCCAAATTTTAGGCCCCTTGCTGGCGGGGTGGACCTATGACAATTGGCAGCCAACTTGGCCGCTGTGGATTAGCGCGGGTTTGGTGTTAGTGGCGATCGCGGCGATCGCCAGCAGCAGCACCCTTCGCTCTGGTGTAACCGCGCCTGTCCCGACCGCTGCCAAGGAATAA
- the murA gene encoding UDP-N-acetylglucosamine 1-carboxyvinyltransferase has product MPEPTLYIRGGQQLSGYAQVSGAKNSALALMAGALLSPEPCRLHNVPRLVDIQRMGEILAGMGVKVALHGNILDLDPSHLTSCHAPYELVSQLRASFFAIGPLLVRRGVARIPLPGGCAIGARPVDLHVRGLQKLGATVHIDGGIVNARASKLTGARIYLDYPSVGATETLMMAATGAQGETIIENAAQEPEVADLANFCRAMGAKIRGAGTNTIEIVGTPRLHGTEYTVIPDRIEAGTLLVAAAATRSTITIGPVIPEHLRAAIAKLQEMGLNIREVGVNKLEISPGESRRAVDVETLPYPGFPTDMQAQVMVLAAIAEGDSAIAETVFENRMNHVPELNRMGADIRIKKGVALVRGVSALSGAPVASTDLRAAAALVIAGLAAQGVTEVKNLQHLDRGYEDLEGKLRGLGAQLQRSTEGCPFAGAAAESRRAV; this is encoded by the coding sequence ATCCCAGAACCAACCTTATATATCCGGGGCGGGCAACAATTATCCGGGTACGCGCAAGTTAGCGGAGCGAAGAATTCTGCCTTAGCCCTGATGGCGGGGGCATTGCTTTCCCCCGAGCCCTGCCGCCTGCACAATGTGCCCCGCTTAGTCGATATCCAGCGGATGGGAGAAATCTTGGCTGGCATGGGGGTGAAGGTGGCTCTCCACGGCAACATTCTGGACCTCGATCCCTCCCATCTGACCTCCTGTCACGCCCCTTACGAATTAGTCAGCCAATTGCGGGCTAGCTTTTTTGCCATTGGCCCCCTATTAGTGCGGCGAGGGGTGGCTAGAATTCCACTGCCGGGGGGCTGTGCCATTGGCGCCCGTCCGGTGGATTTGCACGTTCGCGGCCTGCAAAAACTGGGGGCTACGGTCCATATTGATGGCGGCATCGTCAATGCGCGGGCCAGCAAGCTGACGGGAGCCCGAATTTATTTGGATTATCCTAGCGTGGGAGCGACGGAAACCCTGATGATGGCTGCCACAGGGGCGCAGGGGGAAACCATCATTGAAAACGCTGCCCAAGAGCCCGAGGTGGCCGATCTGGCGAATTTCTGTCGAGCGATGGGGGCTAAAATTCGTGGGGCGGGCACCAATACGATCGAGATTGTGGGTACCCCTCGCCTGCACGGCACAGAATACACAGTCATTCCCGATCGCATCGAAGCTGGAACTTTGCTGGTGGCGGCAGCGGCGACTCGGTCGACGATTACCATTGGCCCCGTGATTCCCGAGCACTTGCGGGCGGCGATCGCCAAGCTGCAGGAAATGGGCCTCAATATTCGCGAAGTGGGGGTCAATAAATTAGAGATTTCTCCTGGCGAATCGAGGCGGGCGGTGGATGTGGAAACCTTGCCCTATCCCGGTTTTCCGACGGATATGCAGGCGCAGGTGATGGTGCTGGCAGCGATCGCGGAAGGGGACTCTGCCATTGCCGAGACAGTGTTCGAAAATCGCATGAACCACGTCCCGGAACTGAACCGCATGGGAGCCGATATTCGCATTAAGAAGGGTGTGGCCTTGGTGCGGGGGGTGTCGGCACTGTCGGGGGCTCCAGTGGCTTCCACCGACCTGCGGGCAGCGGCGGCTTTAGTGATTGCCGGACTAGCGGCGCAGGGGGTCACCGAAGTCAAAAATCTGCAGCATCTCGATCGCGGCTATGAGGATCTAGAAGGCAAGTTGCGGGGGTTGGGGGCTCAATTACAGCGCTCTACAGAGGGCTGTCCGTTTGCGGGGGCTGCGGCTGAATCGAGGCGGGCGGTGTAG
- the purM gene encoding phosphoribosylformylglycinamidine cyclo-ligase, which translates to MDYRSAGVDVARGREFVRDIQASVARTMRAGVLGGIGGFGGLFELPQGYRQPVLVSGTDGVGTKLKLAQIADRHDTIGIDLVAMCVNDILTLGAEPLFVLDYLATGKLEPQQLAAVVDGIATGCEQSGCALLGGETAEMPGFYGAGEYDVAGFCVGVVEKSQLIDGSQIAVGDRLIGLPSSGLHSNGYSLVRRIVAESGEAWDAIPAGWQRSLLETFLAPTQLYVRPILAALKAGLTVRGMAHITGGGLPENLPRCLGPHQSARIRPNSWTIPAEFEWLMQQGPVELLEMFHTFNMGIGFVLALPPEAADRALDLLPEAIAIGEVVAGEGEVLGLEDWQV; encoded by the coding sequence TTGGACTATCGTTCGGCAGGCGTGGACGTGGCTCGCGGTCGCGAGTTTGTGCGAGACATTCAAGCGAGCGTGGCTCGCACGATGCGTGCGGGGGTGTTGGGCGGAATTGGGGGGTTTGGCGGTTTGTTCGAGTTGCCGCAAGGCTATCGGCAACCGGTGTTGGTGTCGGGCACCGATGGAGTGGGCACCAAATTAAAGCTGGCCCAAATAGCCGATCGCCACGACACCATTGGTATTGACCTGGTGGCGATGTGCGTCAACGATATTTTGACGCTAGGGGCCGAACCGCTGTTTGTTTTGGACTATTTGGCGACGGGGAAACTGGAGCCGCAGCAGTTGGCGGCGGTGGTGGACGGGATTGCCACGGGCTGCGAGCAGTCGGGCTGTGCGCTGTTGGGGGGCGAAACTGCCGAGATGCCTGGGTTTTATGGCGCGGGCGAGTACGATGTGGCCGGGTTTTGCGTTGGCGTCGTCGAAAAATCCCAGTTGATTGACGGCTCCCAGATCGCGGTGGGCGATCGCCTCATCGGCTTGCCCAGTTCCGGCCTTCACAGTAATGGCTACAGTCTCGTGCGCAGGATTGTGGCAGAGAGTGGCGAAGCCTGGGACGCGATCCCCGCTGGCTGGCAGCGATCGCTTTTGGAGACTTTTCTTGCCCCAACCCAGCTCTATGTCCGACCCATTTTGGCTGCCCTCAAAGCAGGTTTGACTGTGCGCGGTATGGCCCACATTACCGGCGGCGGCTTGCCCGAGAATTTACCGCGCTGTTTGGGACCGCATCAGTCCGCGCGCATTCGTCCGAATAGCTGGACGATTCCGGCGGAATTTGAGTGGCTGATGCAGCAGGGACCGGTGGAGCTGTTGGAGATGTTCCACACCTTCAATATGGGCATTGGATTTGTACTGGCGCTTCCCCCCGAAGCTGCCGATCGCGCACTGGACTTACTTCCCGAGGCGATCGCGATCGGCGAAGTGGTGGCTGGCGAGGGGGAAGTCCTCGGGCTGGAGGATTGGCAAGTTTAA
- the hisH gene encoding imidazole glycerol phosphate synthase subunit HisH: MAIASIAVIDYEMGNLHSACKGLEQVGAAVTVLDRPDRLEQFDGLVLPGVGAFDPAIQSLRKHGFEQPLKAAVERGQPLMGVCLGMQLMFDRSSEGVEPGLGLVPGSVDRFNPEPDITIPHMGWNRLTFTQPEAPLWIDLSGNPWAYFVHSYYVTPSDSSWTAATVTHGSQTVTAAIAKGRVMATQFHPEKSAAAGLHMLENYVRFVAKTVREPVSV; the protein is encoded by the coding sequence ATGGCGATCGCGTCAATTGCAGTCATCGACTACGAGATGGGCAACCTGCATTCCGCTTGCAAAGGGCTGGAGCAGGTGGGTGCTGCCGTGACCGTGCTCGATCGCCCCGATCGCTTGGAACAGTTTGACGGATTGGTATTACCCGGCGTGGGCGCATTCGATCCCGCCATCCAGAGTTTGCGCAAGCACGGCTTCGAGCAGCCCCTAAAAGCCGCAGTCGAACGGGGTCAACCCTTGATGGGAGTCTGCCTGGGCATGCAACTGATGTTCGATCGCAGCTCCGAAGGGGTCGAACCCGGCTTGGGCCTCGTTCCAGGCAGCGTCGATCGCTTTAACCCCGAACCCGACATCACCATCCCCCACATGGGCTGGAACCGCTTGACGTTTACCCAACCCGAGGCCCCCCTCTGGATCGACCTCAGCGGCAACCCTTGGGCCTATTTCGTCCACTCCTATTACGTCACCCCCAGCGATTCCAGTTGGACCGCCGCCACCGTCACCCACGGCAGCCAAACGGTCACAGCGGCGATCGCCAAAGGCCGCGTCATGGCCACCCAATTCCACCCCGAAAAATCTGCGGCGGCAGGCTTGCACATGCTGGAAAACTACGTCCGGTTTGTTGCCAAGACGGTGCGGGAACCAGTTTCCGTTTAA
- a CDS encoding TylF/MycF/NovP-related O-methyltransferase, which produces MFYGKFDDRDREEFQQALKLLQKVFGRVYAQDNLIALQRTAGFLQDESFLQAFKGQAQTRQERSLAWRLHTLTWASKHCLSVEGDFVECGVYKGFSMAVVAAYLQFEAVDKTLYLYDTFAGIPAEFNSEARSNAVYEHDMAGDRDAIYRTVQNRFEPYPNVRIVRGTVPESFAEACPEKIAFLHLDMNSSKSEIAALEVLFDRMSSGSAIVFDDYGWSGYVRQKLAEDAFMGDRGLDILELPTGQGLLLVK; this is translated from the coding sequence GTGTTTTATGGCAAGTTTGACGATCGCGATCGCGAGGAATTCCAACAGGCACTGAAACTGTTGCAGAAGGTTTTCGGTCGCGTGTACGCCCAAGATAATTTGATTGCACTCCAGCGAACGGCAGGGTTCCTGCAGGATGAGTCCTTTTTGCAAGCCTTTAAGGGGCAAGCGCAGACTCGCCAAGAACGCTCTTTGGCTTGGAGACTGCACACGCTGACCTGGGCGAGTAAGCATTGCTTGTCCGTTGAGGGGGATTTTGTCGAGTGCGGCGTTTACAAGGGCTTCTCAATGGCTGTGGTGGCGGCTTACCTGCAGTTTGAAGCGGTGGATAAAACGCTATATCTCTACGACACGTTTGCGGGGATTCCGGCGGAGTTTAACTCGGAGGCGCGTTCGAATGCGGTGTACGAGCACGATATGGCGGGCGATCGCGATGCCATTTATCGGACGGTGCAAAACCGATTCGAGCCATACCCCAATGTCCGCATTGTGCGCGGCACTGTGCCCGAGTCATTTGCAGAGGCTTGCCCCGAGAAAATTGCCTTTCTACATCTGGATATGAATTCGAGCAAGTCTGAAATTGCGGCGTTGGAGGTGTTGTTCGATCGCATGTCCTCCGGCAGCGCCATTGTGTTTGACGATTATGGCTGGAGCGGTTACGTGCGGCAAAAACTAGCTGAAGATGCCTTTATGGGCGATCGCGGTCTGGATATTTTGGAATTGCCCACCGGCCAGGGGCTTTTACTGGTGAAATGA